One genomic window of Cyprinus carpio isolate SPL01 chromosome B8, ASM1834038v1, whole genome shotgun sequence includes the following:
- the LOC109086923 gene encoding wiskott-Aldrich syndrome protein-like isoform X1 has protein sequence MKRALKGKGQENVGSSLLSPQENERLEDLLGRRCVSLSSAVVQLLMALPSEPNRWTPQQSGVVCFVKDSPQRSFFIRLYDMKAGKLVWEQEIYNQLMYQRTRPFFHTFPGDDCQVGLNFADVGEAENFFAVVEDKINQRNSRFLEKQQKKGQEYRDHGALPPLPRPNGSGVPPSSPMPPLVPSNIQNQMTPSKSKKDKKDKDKKNKKKGSKLLKGDIGAPSGFTHVTHLGMGSNNLDPDLMKLLSRAGISEADMNDSETSQLIYDVIERSGGIEAVKKKVNEQESARPPVPSGHRGSLPQVPSGFSSAPPPLPQGRMGPLPPVPGQSSGPPSHRGSLPPTPPRAVGSPQIPEGRGSPLPARSTSLGPLPPVPAGGRTGPLPQPPGHRSAPLPPPPGGRSGGLPPPPLPGERKESLAPVPGKRPGPQMTERRGSFQPPQPPGAAPPPLRPGVRSTPLPPPPRDSSECLPPLPQSNMPLPPPPSDFFPPPPCESFPPPEDFANSVPRPRPFESNFPPRSNSSGFAPPLPPISSKPSAGGPAPPPPPPPPAAPPPMNFGNNPSSPSGPPPPASSGGEGGRGALLSQIQSGMKLKKVATNPDPPSPALDTGEGIVGALMMVMQKRSKVIHSSEEDDEFDDDEDDDEEWD, from the exons ATGAAGCGAGCATTGAAGGGGAAAGGTCAGGAGAATGTGGGCAGCTCTCTGCTCAGTCCACAGGAGAATGAGAGGCTGGAGGATCTGCTGGGCAGGAGGTGTGTG TCTCTGTCCTCAGCGGTCGTGCAGTTACTCATGGCTCTTCCGAGCGAGCCGAACCGCTGGACACCACAGCAGTCTGGAGTAGTTTGTTTCGTCAAAGACAGTCCTCAGCGCTCCTTTTTCATCCGTCTCTATGACATGAAG GCAGGGAAGCTGGTGTGGGAACAGGAAATCTATAACCAACTGATGTACCAAAGGACCAGGCCTTTTTTTCACACTTTCCCAGGAGAT GACTGTCAGGTGGGGTTGAACTTTGCAGATGTAGGAGAGGCTGAAAATTTCTTTGCTGTAGTGGAGGACAAGATCAACCAGAGAAATAGTCGTTTTTTAG aGAAACAGCAGAAAAAAGGACAAGAATATAGAG ATCATGGAGCTTTGCCACCACTTCCTCGGCCAAATG GTTCTGGCGTTCCTCCTTCTTCTCCCATGCCTCCACTGGTACCAAGTAATATCCAGAACCAAATGACCCCTTCCAAATCAAAGAAAGACAAGAAAGACAaagacaagaaaaataaaaagaaaggatCCAAACTGCTGAAGGGGGATATTGGAGCACCCAGTGGATTCAC GCATGTCACTCACCTTGGCATGGGTTCCAACAATTTGGACCCAGACCTGATGAAACTTCTGTCCCGTGCTGGGATCAGTGAAGCAGATATGAATGACTCAGAGACCTCTCAGCTCATTTATGATGTCATTGAGCGTTCAGGTGGAATAGAGGCTGTTAAAAAGAAAGTGAACGAGCAGG AGTCTGCACGCCCTCCTGTTCCCAGTGGACATCGGGGTTCTCTTCCCCAAGTGCCATCTGGGTTCTCCTCAGCACCTCCACCACTACCTCAAGGACGAATGGGGCCTCTACCGCCTGTCCCGGGTCAATCCTCTGGTCCACCTTCTCATCGAGGTTCCCTTCCACCTACACCACCAAGAGCAGTTGGATCACCACAAATCCCTGAGGGCCGTGGCAGTCCTCTGCCAGCCCGATCCACATCATTAGGCCCCCTGCCACCGGTTCCTGCCGGAGGCCGTACCGGACCCTTGCCTCAACCTCCAGGACACCGCAGCGCACCCTTACCTCCTCCACCTGGAGGTCGGAGTGGAGGTTTACCCCCACCACCACTTCCAGGAGAACGTAAGGAGTCTTTAGCCCCCGTTCCAGGAAAGAGACCTGGACCACAAATGACCGAAAGACGAGGTAGCTTTCAGCCGCCCCAACCTCCTGGGGCAGCTCCACCACCACTACGACCGGGTGTGAGGAGCACACCCTTACCCCCACCTCCGAGAGACAGTAGTGAATGTTTGCCACCTCTGCCTCAATCTAATATGCCATTACCTCCTCCCCCATCTGATTTCTTCCCTCCTCCACCTTGTGAATCATTTCCTCCACCTGAAGACTTTGCTAATTCTGTGCCTCGACCTCGTCCCTTTGAATCCAACTTTCCTCCCAGAAGCAATTCCTCGGGCTTCGCCCCTCCACTCCCTCCTATCTCATCCAAACCCAGTGCAGGCGGTCCggctccaccacctcctcctccacctcccgCTGCTCCTCCTCCAATGAACTTTGGAAACAATCCCTCATCTCCAAGTGGTCCGCCACCTCCAGCATCCAGTGGTGGTGAAGGGGGTAGAGGAGCACTACTTTCCCAGATACAGTCAGGGATGAAACTCAAAAAG GTGGCCACCAACCCAGATCCACCTTCACCTGCCCTGGATACAGGAGAGGGAATAGTTGGAGCTCTAATGATGGTGATGCAGAAGAGGAGTAAAGTCATCCATTCATCTG AAGAGGACGATGAATTTGATGATGACGAGGACGATGATGAAGAGTGGGATTAA
- the LOC109086923 gene encoding wiskott-Aldrich syndrome protein-like isoform X2: protein MKRALKGKGQENVGSSLLSPQENERLEDLLGRRCVSLSSAVVQLLMALPSEPNRWTPQQSGVVCFVKDSPQRSFFIRLYDMKAGKLVWEQEIYNQLMYQRTRPFFHTFPGDDCQVGLNFADVGEAENFFAVVEDKINQRNSRFLDHGALPPLPRPNGSGVPPSSPMPPLVPSNIQNQMTPSKSKKDKKDKDKKNKKKGSKLLKGDIGAPSGFTHVTHLGMGSNNLDPDLMKLLSRAGISEADMNDSETSQLIYDVIERSGGIEAVKKKVNEQESARPPVPSGHRGSLPQVPSGFSSAPPPLPQGRMGPLPPVPGQSSGPPSHRGSLPPTPPRAVGSPQIPEGRGSPLPARSTSLGPLPPVPAGGRTGPLPQPPGHRSAPLPPPPGGRSGGLPPPPLPGERKESLAPVPGKRPGPQMTERRGSFQPPQPPGAAPPPLRPGVRSTPLPPPPRDSSECLPPLPQSNMPLPPPPSDFFPPPPCESFPPPEDFANSVPRPRPFESNFPPRSNSSGFAPPLPPISSKPSAGGPAPPPPPPPPAAPPPMNFGNNPSSPSGPPPPASSGGEGGRGALLSQIQSGMKLKKVATNPDPPSPALDTGEGIVGALMMVMQKRSKVIHSSEEDDEFDDDEDDDEEWD, encoded by the exons ATGAAGCGAGCATTGAAGGGGAAAGGTCAGGAGAATGTGGGCAGCTCTCTGCTCAGTCCACAGGAGAATGAGAGGCTGGAGGATCTGCTGGGCAGGAGGTGTGTG TCTCTGTCCTCAGCGGTCGTGCAGTTACTCATGGCTCTTCCGAGCGAGCCGAACCGCTGGACACCACAGCAGTCTGGAGTAGTTTGTTTCGTCAAAGACAGTCCTCAGCGCTCCTTTTTCATCCGTCTCTATGACATGAAG GCAGGGAAGCTGGTGTGGGAACAGGAAATCTATAACCAACTGATGTACCAAAGGACCAGGCCTTTTTTTCACACTTTCCCAGGAGAT GACTGTCAGGTGGGGTTGAACTTTGCAGATGTAGGAGAGGCTGAAAATTTCTTTGCTGTAGTGGAGGACAAGATCAACCAGAGAAATAGTCGTTTTTTAG ATCATGGAGCTTTGCCACCACTTCCTCGGCCAAATG GTTCTGGCGTTCCTCCTTCTTCTCCCATGCCTCCACTGGTACCAAGTAATATCCAGAACCAAATGACCCCTTCCAAATCAAAGAAAGACAAGAAAGACAaagacaagaaaaataaaaagaaaggatCCAAACTGCTGAAGGGGGATATTGGAGCACCCAGTGGATTCAC GCATGTCACTCACCTTGGCATGGGTTCCAACAATTTGGACCCAGACCTGATGAAACTTCTGTCCCGTGCTGGGATCAGTGAAGCAGATATGAATGACTCAGAGACCTCTCAGCTCATTTATGATGTCATTGAGCGTTCAGGTGGAATAGAGGCTGTTAAAAAGAAAGTGAACGAGCAGG AGTCTGCACGCCCTCCTGTTCCCAGTGGACATCGGGGTTCTCTTCCCCAAGTGCCATCTGGGTTCTCCTCAGCACCTCCACCACTACCTCAAGGACGAATGGGGCCTCTACCGCCTGTCCCGGGTCAATCCTCTGGTCCACCTTCTCATCGAGGTTCCCTTCCACCTACACCACCAAGAGCAGTTGGATCACCACAAATCCCTGAGGGCCGTGGCAGTCCTCTGCCAGCCCGATCCACATCATTAGGCCCCCTGCCACCGGTTCCTGCCGGAGGCCGTACCGGACCCTTGCCTCAACCTCCAGGACACCGCAGCGCACCCTTACCTCCTCCACCTGGAGGTCGGAGTGGAGGTTTACCCCCACCACCACTTCCAGGAGAACGTAAGGAGTCTTTAGCCCCCGTTCCAGGAAAGAGACCTGGACCACAAATGACCGAAAGACGAGGTAGCTTTCAGCCGCCCCAACCTCCTGGGGCAGCTCCACCACCACTACGACCGGGTGTGAGGAGCACACCCTTACCCCCACCTCCGAGAGACAGTAGTGAATGTTTGCCACCTCTGCCTCAATCTAATATGCCATTACCTCCTCCCCCATCTGATTTCTTCCCTCCTCCACCTTGTGAATCATTTCCTCCACCTGAAGACTTTGCTAATTCTGTGCCTCGACCTCGTCCCTTTGAATCCAACTTTCCTCCCAGAAGCAATTCCTCGGGCTTCGCCCCTCCACTCCCTCCTATCTCATCCAAACCCAGTGCAGGCGGTCCggctccaccacctcctcctccacctcccgCTGCTCCTCCTCCAATGAACTTTGGAAACAATCCCTCATCTCCAAGTGGTCCGCCACCTCCAGCATCCAGTGGTGGTGAAGGGGGTAGAGGAGCACTACTTTCCCAGATACAGTCAGGGATGAAACTCAAAAAG GTGGCCACCAACCCAGATCCACCTTCACCTGCCCTGGATACAGGAGAGGGAATAGTTGGAGCTCTAATGATGGTGATGCAGAAGAGGAGTAAAGTCATCCATTCATCTG AAGAGGACGATGAATTTGATGATGACGAGGACGATGATGAAGAGTGGGATTAA